One Plasmodium relictum strain SGS1 genome assembly, chromosome: 2 genomic region harbors:
- the TIM50 gene encoding mitochondrial import inner membrane translocase subunit TIM50, putative, producing MIKSLRNLVINEKKLKGFLLRRNYIIKVNNYTDNKKKTINVNKLNKYLDVQGSKNGYMVNKINLFNNMNYSYNKWNKNVSNKNIILTSNIESVLKRSNINNYKEETKNENIKINNLNKLTNAEKNKSANRIFCNKYYARNFSDISNNINEKVKKEEAQVTDVTKEKQLNTTNKNNKTIKQMYIDKKQKEKLIKLYLLLSLILIPFGYTYMYCLQNNLTIDDLLKIIKKRSEIIENKYNDLLHEFIDKYFPLSNEPLLPDFKDLNYPENLPTLVIDLNYVIAKLEYDRKTGWRVLKRPYADLFFKELSSFYEIVIWSDDNFPVAQEVVSKWGIPAIGCLHRDQCSKKKKFYVKDLKRLGRNLDRVVIIDHDIHAFMLQPENGILIKEFHGDVDDKEILCLIDLLKSFAISTYDIRQFLKKYGGGDYNIGKRYLQLKSDTEQKSKRIRSIGKIFQLDNKKTPNGISFNS from the coding sequence atgatAAAGTCTTTGAGAAATTTGGtcattaatgaaaaaaaattaaagggatttttattaagaagaaattatatcattaaagtaaataattatacagataataaaaaaaaaacaataaatgtaaataagttaaataaatatttagatGTACAAGGGAGTAAAAATGGGTATATggtgaataaaataaatttatttaataatatgaattattCTTACAATAAATGGAATAAAAATGTGTCtaataaaaacattatttTAACAAGTAACATAGAATCTGTTTTAAAAAgaagtaatataaataattacaaagaagaaacaaaaaatgaaaatattaaaataaataatttaaataaattaacaaatgctgaaaaaaataagagtGCGAATagaattttttgtaataagTATTATGCAAGAAATTTTAGTGATAtttctaataatataaatgaaaaagtaaaaaaagaagaagcaCAAGTTACTGATGttacaaaagaaaaacaattaaatactactaataaaaataataaaacaataaaacaaatgtatatagataaaaaacaaaaagaaaagttGATAAAATTGTATTTACTTTTAAGTTTAATATTAATTCCATTTGGATACACTTATATGTATTGTTTACAAAATAATCTAACAATagatgatttattaaaaataataaaaaaaaggtcAGAAATAAtcgaaaataaatataatgatttATTACATGAATTTATAGATAAGTACTTTCCCTTAAGCAATGAGCCCTTATTACCAGATTTTAAAGATTTAAATTATCCTGAAAACTTACCAACTTTAGTTATTGATTTAAATTATGTAATTGCAAAACTAGAATATGATAGAAAAACAGGATGGAGAGTATTAAAGAGGCCATATGcagatttattttttaaagaattgtCAAGTTTTTATGAAATTGTCATTTGGTCTGATGATAACTTTCCTGTTGCACAAGAGGTAGTATCAAAATGGGGGATACCTGCAATAGGATGTTTACACAGAGATCAAtgttccaaaaaaaaaaaattttatgtaaaagatttaaaaagATTAGGAAGAAATTTAGATAGGGTAGTAATCATAGATCATGATATACATGCTTTTATGTTACAACCTGAAAATGGAATATTAATTAAGGAATTTCATGGAGATGTAGAtgataaagaaattttatgtcttattgatttattaaaatctTTTGCTATTAGTACATATGATATTAgacaatttttaaaaaaatatggtgGAGGAGATTATAATATAGGAAAAAGATATTTACAATTAAAAAGTGATACAGAACAAAAATCAAAACGAATTAGAAGTATAGGAAAAATTTTTCAActagataataaaaaaacaccTAATGGCATTTCTTTTAactcttaa
- a CDS encoding ubiquitin carboxyl-terminal hydrolase, putative (deleted EC_number 3.1.2.15): protein MFNNNDDEEENYTRNRRSNSSDSMNGNTMNDHVNNYNNYNNFNRYHEQNMNSCKIDEIYVDDSYDENNNYYQRGDNKFEINKNVNFDGPYSHKNLRPVNENEIELVVDNFFDKIRNNEEVYSEWKICPNFIFRILFIAKSRSNNYMYPVASSFIEAVQKEDWVNDWGFSNVQYYIILINLADYRKSYYKIDHFNFSHLNTDRGWHNFVPFEKLREPGFINEQGQIILRAGVYPFGSESYKNSRDANYNSKLRTGFVGLKNHGATCYMNALLQLLYHINIFRKAVCMMIFNIENIIGKKTLEFFKNKLEKKKKNKIALKKEKRGKRLKDGKSSEVEDSKDTSKDFPSKLLPCIKNENYLSSNENIIDKENSNHRIKNDMKFFLKNENENPDFLDNEIGIVKEENDNNRDTIDDIHKKKKHIDKVENSKNEKTNEFSTNFMLNNEMNNSKNEYKKNKNICDSDIKDNINPSNYDYEMKKNKKHGYAHFSSDPSNDTGKYNTNNEDNGVYSSVRKNKEYNNEIKKNSKKNKKKIINYEAKKNLKKKKKIFKYANERKYNDLENEDNGISQMSSSDNLSNISNSSKKKKFSSNSNSNNFLSTKKNSSSLNTSKSDRDDDDDNDNDDKDSVMYSYEDSYSDSELSVLSITSSGSSSYVTCSSSSSSYYYKNKKKVKYEKSKEADYKNILLEEEIEKKNILPTSLALQNLFYKLHSLNEAVSCKELIRSFGWDASDVFTQQDTHELLKLLLDKVEEQMKGTVVEGSVKKMFEGEVETYIECLDIDYKSVRKESYEDIQLDVQGCNNIYESLNKAIEAEILEGDNIYETDGYGKQKAKKGMRFLSFPNICIFLLKRFTFDLQRMETVKLNNRFEFYKELDLSKYCETGGQYVLQAVSVHQGNMNSGHYYSFSYKHNENFWLKCDDDKIFRVSEYSVINDNFGGYDINIDKDLYDFDISDKIKQRMKNYSAYMLVYVKKSLIPKLIKECDPAVVNPQVVKRCKLEEIINKKRSKLKQEILQYVKIRVFDKYCYLYKSFNDLPPNGIPSLFNIKFDRSKTVAESFYKILKILKNIYIRKKKKKNIKMLKKSNKKQKTLLQLSSNNIVNSINDKNIHENSLNTCENYRNVKDSYVNINSHQNMNDNESFLKKISNEPADISTVYFVNDNSLKNSDIKKYKDSFKNVKKKKKKSYICGNINEGISNSELNSHVISADEKKEELDEQEEKQNDEKNKKSNEHEETKLEEKCKSFKLKENNKSKKDNNTNCINKLQNNLSHVKIENNYNEYDSSSIDSSSSISSVPSCCTVNSIDNYIKYMSRKKFKKSKRKSDESNSRMRDFSSSNNNSSYYSSSSSSSSSSNSADNSSSSSYCYLKEKKCFYALLSTNDVYRFFPLDMKINSQLYLYELFKKTNKESSDLFPTIDILYLPHNKKTLISANTSSKNKSFLFFFKYFDIYAEEKINDSSLICLDVVHCDIHLKPKQLEIRIIEKILKAMEKGYITKYNYDLLKNYIQNEYFDTDDPLNFKIFIECKNKCNLIKSKKNIAHNKIAPGDILIFNFLTNMNLEKKKNFILRLGTRKEDLYLTEENQTSYDIYFNANILSKVLYKKKKLIEKIYNCCYIFNNRNGIYYKIKFFDSSNSGNTLKEENNNKEENNISNTTNLLNDNYFSYKSKKEEKNTKDSISNHNYPTRNIFISNNDISNNEKESNQLNYFSSCEHLSTEKENDNDNNVNNNIEKKFNKENAEPLNKKKNINDSNNICDLSNANNIKYNSNYLQDDKDKIVKDCYNKNSNNIVLPLDYENNIKVDELYIKNNFNEDNIDFNVLNINKENLNTQEVINLYLYLKKYSSEFAKNGISYVYSLLSKRSLEEVTEYALNNQKEILKKKKRNNIFNYDNINICRDYQYPFYSPSTSDLSTDDEKINTKKRKKKKKKEKKEIVNTNYMNKNKNESKEINIMRTINETNVDINHTRKIKEMNDDKHITKSINEINNEENQINMFNYIYYSNKTVNMNESNNELNETCEFKNASTVNNIHISSNMNSQNENNISNDFIQRINSDISFFSSANSSLTFTSESTDYYLYNVEESLESIYTNDIYDHKKKNKKKKKKIKKKKKIISIYENDKENEFSKSNISVNDRGYEKNIISLNSDIEEDSYIDPLYEKDKHKSDKYACLNDFDDIDMNNTVKIETNNNKDNRHVSSNVDKIRNTIKNINIPLNNNNNINLRNENASKEVGSNSLDNNFVNNDISKNNEISEINYSCDITEQTIEINTNNNISNNTCLNSSLDNNYIDLDNISENIYSHYKNKDILNNNNNNNNETNNSQINVKNINEKCNGILPKDNNNKNDIDSNMQDNVSNEINNDSINSNNTLLNIATKQTKKKKKKNQKVKIIKKCGGLPDKEEPILPFYVICDYLDFVERKIYVSRFRFKLYDPIYQLGKYRNCAGVILKKDLKKSCLNYIDSHFLFLKRELYKIDLDIDIRCPTKQIFKHVCYKMNVDPTHILIFPYPPLNSPVNFSPYNIDSFTCHSDSDYENYQKNSNSCYGQTPFETLIKQHSMALEHNSLTEQKTFCLSLLPFHYKYFTRLYPTDSPKYFHYVVQLFNSHVQSVAAYSGHIKFKKSLENDIKSNDFYDRDESNSDYSSSNSDNSNSTIINNEYIPNNYTTVQDLIDKIKLEMSPYLKKRGIDIKQKFRLLFTFGPKIKYLNNDEQLIEMDFVKTNHIKNIYVTPLRMEPDFTDEQKRLIETDQLKIIHVFNQTPSKEVFGYSFDVLVDPNDNMLDIKNKIRKRTLLPKYIFDKITFFEFENGQRIWRSNDDTINWKNKQFAIIIGEHHAPSHSKPQMGMKIA, encoded by the exons atgtttaataataatgatgacgaagaagaaaattataCAAGGAATAGAAGGAGTAATTCATCAGACAGCATGAATGGGAATACAATGAATGACCATgtgaataattataataattataataattttaatagatATCATGAGCAGAATATGAATTCATGTAAGATTGATGAAATATATGTGGATGATAgttatgatgaaaataataattattatcaaaGAGGAGATAATAAgtttgaaataaataaaaatgtaaattttgATGGGCCATATAGTCATAAAAACTTAAGGCCtgttaatgaaaatgaaatagagTTAGTAgtagataatttttttgataaaattagaaataatgaagaagTATATTCAGAATGGAAAATTTGtccaaattttatttttagaatattatttattgcaAAGTCAAGATCaaataattatatgtatCCAGTTGCATCTTCTTTTATTGAAGCTGTACAAAAAGAAGATTGGGTTAATGATTGGGGATTTAGTAATGTTCagtattatattatattaatcaATCTAGCCGATTATAGAAAatcttattataaaatagatcattttaatttttctcaTCTAAACACTGATCGAGGATGGCATAACTTCGTTccttttgaaaaattaagagAACCTGGGTTTATAAATGAACAAGGTCAGATAATATTAAGAGCAGGAGTATATCCATTTGGGTCTGAATCTTATAAAAACAGTAGAGATGCTAATTATAATAGCAAACTAAGAACTGGTTTTGTTGGATTAAAAAATCATGGAGCTACTTGCTATATGAATGCACTTTTACAATTATTATATcacattaatatttttagaaaagCAGTTTGTATGATGATAtttaatattgaaaatattattggaaaaaaaacattagaatttttcaaaaataaattagaaaaaaaaaaaaaaaataaaatagctttaaaaaaagaaaaaagaggAAAAAGATTAAAAGATGGAAAAAGTTCAGAAGTAGAAGATTCAAAGGATACTTCAAAAGATTTTCCATCTAAATTGTTGCcatgtataaaaaatgaaaattatttatcatcaaatgaaaatattatagaCAAAGAAAATTCCAAtcatagaataaaaaatgacatgaaattctttttaaaaaatgaaaatgagaaTCCTGATTTTTTAGATAATGAAATAGGCATTGTAAAAGAAGAGAATGATAATAACAGAGATACAATTGAtgatatacataaaaaaaaaaaacatatagaTAAAGTAGAGAATTCCAAGAATGAAAAAACAAATGAATTCTCTACAAATTTTATGctaaataatgaaatgaaTAATAGCAAAAatgaatacaaaaaaaataaaaacatttgtGACAGTGATattaaagataatataaatcCTAGTAACTACGACtatgaaatgaaaaaaaataaaaagcatGGCTATGCACACTTTTCTTCAGATCCATCTAATGATACAGgaaaatataatacaaataatgaagataatGGAGTATATAGTAGTGTGCGTAagaataaagaatataataatgaaataaaaaaaaacagcaaaaaaaataaaaagaaaattattaattatgaagcgaaaaaaaatttaaagaaaaaaaaaaaaattttcaaatatgcaaatgaaagaaaatataatgatcTAGAAAATGAAGACAATGGTATTTCTCAAATGTCATCTTCAGATAATTTATCCAATATATCAAATTCctcaaagaaaaaaaagttttcttCTAATAgtaattcaaataattttttaagcactaaaaaaaattctagtTCTTTAAATACTTCCAAATCAGACAGagatgatgatgatgataatgataatgatGATAAGGACTCTGTAATGTATAGTTATGAAGATTCTTATTCGGATAGCGAGCTATCTGTTCTTTCTATAACTTCATCAGGGTCATCATCATATGTCACTTGTTCGTCATCATCTTCgtcatattattataaaaataaaaaaaaggtaaaatACGAAAAGTCAAAAGAAGcagattataaaaatattttattagaagaagaaatagaaaaaaaaaatattttgccGACATCATTAGCTTTGCAAAATTTATTCTATAAATTACATTCATTAAATGAAGCAGTTTCATGTAAAGAATTAATTCGTTCATTTGGGTGGGATGCCAGTGATGTTTTTACACAACAAGATACGCACGAATTATTGAAATTGTTATTAGACAAAGTAGAAGAACAAATGAAAGGGACTGTTGTAGAAGGATCTGTTAAGAAAATGTTCGAAGGTGAAGTCGAAACATACATTGAATGCTTAGATATAGATTACAAAAGTGTTCGTAAAGAAAGTTATGAAGATATTCAATTAGATGTTCAAGGttgtaataatatatacGAATCTTTAAATAAAGCAATAGAAGCTGAAATTTTAGAAGgtgataatatatatgaaacgGATGGATATGGGAAacaaaaagcaaaaaaaggAATGAGGTTTTTAAGCTTTCctaatatatgtatttttttattaaaaagattTACATTTGATTTACAGAGAATGGAAACTGTTAAGTTAAATAATCGATTTGAattttataaagaattaGATCTATCAAAGTATTGTGAAACAGGTGGGCAGTACGTTCTGCAAGCAGTCTCTGTTCATCAGGGAAATATGAATAGCGGTCATTACTACTCCTTCAGTTATAAGCACAATGAAAACTTTTGGTTAAAATGCGATGATGATAAAATATTTCGTGTAAGTGAATATTCTGTTATTAATGATAACTTCGGAGGttatgatataaatatagaTAAGGATTTATATGATTTTGATATATCTGATAAAATTAAACAAAGAATGAAAAACTATAGTGCTTACATGCTAGTTTATGTTAAAAAATCTCTTATCCctaaattaattaaagaatGTGATCCTGCAGTTGTAAATCCTCAAGTAGTTAAAAGATGCAAATTAgaagaaattataaataaaaaaagatcaAAACTAAAACAAGAAATTTTACAATATGTTAAAATAAGAGTATTTGATAAATATTGTTATCTTTATAAATCCTTTAACGATTTGCCACCCAATGGAATCCCTTCTTTGTTCAATATCAAATTCGACAGAAGCAAAACAGTTGCAGaatcattttataaaattttgaaaatattaaaaaatatatacataagaaaaaaaaaaaaaaaaaatataaagatgttaaaaaaatcaaataaaaagcaaaaaacATTGCTACAATTAAGTAGTAATAATATTGTTAATAgtattaatgataaaaatatccATGAAAATAGTTTAAATACCTGTGAAAACTACAGAAATGTAAAAGATTCCTATGTTAATATAAATTCGCATCAAAACATGAATGATAATGAAtcatttctaaaaaaaatatcaaatgaACCAGCTGATATTTCTACAGTTTATTTTGTGAAtgataattcattaaaaaacagtgatataaaaaaatataaggactcctttaaaaatgtaaaaaaaaaaaaaaaaaaaagttatatatgTGGTAATATTAATGAAGGCATAAGTAATTCAGAATTAAATAGTCATGTAATAAGTGCTGatgaaaaaaaggaagaacTAGATGAACaagaagaaaaacaaaatgatgagaaaaataagaaaagtAATGAGCATGAAGAAACtaaattagaagaaaaatgtaaaagCTTTaagttaaaagaaaataataaatcaaaaaaagaTAACAACACTAATTGcataaataaattacaaaataatttaagtcatgtaaaaatagaaaataattacaaTGAATACGATAGCTCTTCTATCGATTCATCATCATCTATTTCATCTGTTCCTTCATGTTGCACTGTAAATTCTAtagataattatattaaatatatgtcaagaaaaaaattcaaaaaaagtaAGAGAAAATCTGATGAAAGTAATTCACGTATGCGAGATTTTTCTTCatcaaataataattcttcATATTATTCTTCATCGTCATcttcttcttcctcttctAATTCAGCTGATAATTCTTCTTCTTCGTCTTACTGTTATTTGAAAGAAAAGAAATGCTTTTATGCATTACTTTCAACTAATGATGTTTATAGATTTTTTCCATTAGATATGAAGATTAATAgtcaattatatttatatgaattgTTTAAGAAAACAAACAAAGAGTCATCTGATTTATTCCCAACAATAGACATTTTATATCTAcctcataataaaaaaacattaatatCTGCCAATACAtcatcaaaaaataaaagttttttatttttttttaaatattttgacATATATGCAGAAGAGAAAATTAACGATTCCTCTCTAATCTGCCTAGATGTTGTCCATTGCGACATTCATTTAAAACCAAAACAGTTGGAAATTagaataatagaaaaaattctGAAGGCTATGGAAAAAGGCTATATTACTAAATATAActatgatttattaaaaaattatatacaaaatGAATACTTCGATACAGATGATCCtctaaattttaaaatatttattgaatgtaaaaataaatgtaatttaataaaatcaaaaaaaaatatagctcATAATAAAATTGCTCCCGgtgatattttaatttttaacttTCTAACTAATATGAAtttagaaaagaaaaaaaattttattttacgtTTAGGAACCAGAAAGGAAGATTTATATTTAACAGAAGAAAATCAAACTTCGtatgatatatattttaatgcaaatatattaagtaaggttttatataaaaaaaaaaaattaatagaaaaaatttataactgctgttatatttttaataatagaaatggaatatactataaaataaaatttttcgaTAGTAGTAACAGTGGAAATacattaaaagaagaaaacaataataaagaagaaaataatatatcaaaTACTACTAATTTGCtaaatgataattatttttcatataaaagtaagaaagaagaaaaaaatacgaAGGATAGTATAAGTAATCATAATTACCCCACTAGAAACATATTTATtagtaataatgatatatcaaataatgaaaaagaatcAAATCAGCTTAACTATTTTTCATCTTGCGAACATCTTTCAactgaaaaagaaaatgataatgataataatgttaataataacatagaaaagaaatttaataaGGAAAATGCAGAGCcgctaaataaaaaaaaaaatataaatgattccAATAATATATGTGATTTAAGTAACgcaaataatataaagtatAATTCTAATTATTTACAAGatgataaagataaaatagtAAAGGAttgttataataaaaattctaataATATAGTTTTGCCATTggattatgaaaataatataaaagtgGATGAACTgtatataaagaataatttcaatgaagataatattgattttaatgttttaaatattaataaagagaattTAAATACTCAGGAAGTAATAAACTTATAtttatacttaaaaaaatatagttcTGAATTTGCAAAAAATGGAATTAGCTATGTATACAGTTTATTAAGCAAAAGATCATTAGAAGAGGTAACAGAATATGCTTTAAATAACCAAAAagaaattttgaaaaagaaaaagagaaataatatatttaattatgataatataaatatatgtaggGATTATCAATACCCTTTTTATTCTCCTTCTACGTCTGATTTATCTACTgatgatgaaaaaataaatacaaaaaagagaaaaaaaaaaaaaaaaaaggaaaaaaaagaaatagtgaatacaaattatatgaataaaaataaaaatgaatcaaAAGAGATAAATATAATGAGAACAATCAATGAAACAAATGTTGATATAAATCATAcaaggaaaataaaagaaatgaatgATGATAAACATATAACAAAAAgtattaatgaaataaataatgaggaaaatcaaataaatatgtttaattatatttattattctaATAAAACGGTTAACATGAATGAAAGTAATAATGAACTAAATGAAACATGCGAATTTAAAAATGCTAGTACTGTAAATAACATTCATATTTCTAGTAATATGAATTcacaaaatgaaaataacatTTCAAACGATTTtatacaaagaattaattcaGACATTTCATTCTTTTCTTCTGCAAACTCCTCACTAACATTTACCTCAGAAAGCACCgactattatttatataatgttGAAGAATCCTTAGAATCTATTTATACTAATGATATATATGatcataaaaagaaaaataaaaaaaaaaaaaaaaaaattaaaaaaaaaaaaaaaattatctcaatatatgaaaatgataaGGAGAATGAATTTAGTAAATCTAATATTTCAGTGAATGATCGTggttatgaaaaaaatataattagttTAAATTCAGATATAGAAGAAGATTCTTATATAGATCCgttatatgaaaaagataaaCATAAATCTGATAAATATGCTTGCTTAAACGATTTTGACGATATAGATATGAATAATACAGTGAAAATAgaaacaaataataataaggaTAATAGGCATGTTTCATCAAATGtagataaaataagaaatactattaaaaacataaatatccctttaaataataataataatataaatttacgTAATGAAAATGCTTCTAAAGAAGTAGGAAGTAATTCATTAGATAataattttgtaaataatgatatatctaaaaataatgaaattagtGAAATAAACTACTCCTGTGATATTACGGAACAAACTATAGAAATAAATACTAACaataatatttcaaataataCTTGTTTAAATTCTTCGCttgataataattatattgatCTTGATAATATAagtgaaaatatatattcccattataaaaataaagatatcttaaataataacaataataataataatgaaacgAATAACAGTCAAATAAATGTTAAAAacattaatgaaaaatgtaATGGTATATTGCCTAAagacaataataataagaatGATATCGATTCAAATATGCAGGATAATGTAAGTAATGAAATCAATAACGATAGtattaatagtaataatacattattaaatattgctacaaaacaaacaaaaaaaaaaaagaaaaaaaatcaaaaggtaaaaataatcaaaaaatGTGGAGGACTACCAGATAAAGAAGAACCAATATTACCCTTTTATGTAATTTGTGATTATTTAGATTTTgtagaaagaaaaatatatgtcAGTAGGTTCAGATTCAAATTGTATGATCCAATTTATCAACTAGGAAAGTATAGAAACTGCGCAGgtgttattttaaaaaaagatttaaaaaaaagttgttTGAATTATATTGATTctcatttcctttttttaaagagggaattatataaaattgatTTAGATATAGATATTAGATGCCCAACAAAGCAAATTTTTAAACATGTATGTTATAAAATGAATGTAGATCCAActcatatattaatttttccttATCCTCCTTTAAATAGTCCTGTGAACTTTTCTCCTTATAATATAGATTCTTTTACTTGTCATTCTGATTCAGATTAtgaaaattatcaaaaaaatagtaattcTTGTTATGGTCAAACACCATTTGAAACATTGATAAAGCAGCATTCGATGGCTTTAGAACATAATTCTTTAACTGAACAGAAGACATTTTGTTTATCTTTATTACcttttcattataaatattttactaGATTATACCCAACAGACTCAcctaaatattttcattacgTTGTTCAGTTATTTAATTCTCATGTTCAGTCAGTTGCTGCGTACAGTGgtcatataaaatttaaaaaaagccTAGAAAATGATATTAAATCAAATGATTTTTATGATCGTGACGAATCTAATAGTGATTATTCTTCATCAAATTCTGATAATTCTAACAGTACTATCATcaataatgaatatatacCAAATAACTATACAACTGTACAAGATCTAATAGATAAAATCAAATTGGAAATGAGTccttatttgaaaaaaagaggaatagatataaaacaaaaattccgtttattatttacatttggtccaaaaataaaatacttaAATAATGATGAACAATTAATAGAAATGGATTTTGTAAAAACAAATCatatcaaaaatatttacgTTACCCCATTAAGAATGGAACCTGATTTTACTGATGAACAAAAACGACTAATAGAAACTGATCAATTGAAA aTTATTCACGTTTTTAATCAAACACCATCAAAAGAAGTATTTGGTTATAGCTTTGATGTTCTTGTTGAT CCGAATGATAATATGTTagacattaaaaataaaataagaaaaagaaCATTGCTacctaaatatatttttgataaaattacTTTCTTTGAATTTGAAAATGGACAAAGAATATGGAGATCAAATGATGATACTATAAATTGGAAAAATAAACAATTTGCTATAATTATAG gaGAACACCATGCTCCATCTCATTCAAAACCTCAAATGGGAATGAAAATAGcctaa